The Syngnathus scovelli strain Florida chromosome 13, RoL_Ssco_1.2, whole genome shotgun sequence genome has a window encoding:
- the LOC125980038 gene encoding AF4/FMR2 family member 1 isoform X2 yields MATQPSVYDEERNRLRLRAWEQRNQETSQAKELGADNVPLFGQPYKTNKGDELSNRIQRMLGSYEDVNSSTEPSGVPTNFTQSDGGQPNSSRPSTLVVQDPAIQVSSQNPPSNSYPIQTMRDIPTSSPNHNGSSLTTPKASTDHQKKVEAMSDIEENANSPNGRSAQSLDVKPIPFLHSSEAKRQESTEPPSAVMVDVSAFNLRQSPAGKGGNPLLLQSLPPLSSSKQPSVAVMQKPTAYVRPMDGQDQLISGSPELKPSPEPHVPLPEIHKVEPKMLPQYLETKTNEAVCVEDILKEMTHSWPPLLTAIHIPNSDAAPIKEAEQASSCGGRQQSHNCSPGQTQCLNIQSSKLFSHKEAHSSGVESASSSDSDSSSRSESDGDSVADEPCGLTASCKSEPDAAAACGNWQLGNWIQSSQQNSGNQSQGGANVIRGSKKLPVEATQSSEHGGNPPQVLPCNESSHESSLNGGSLKHPAGVRKPPKDCVKSEDTLSSKAPAFSDRPKVKTKSERSKNTSGDSKSKRTLKSAGVQKTESKLELHQPDARCSSCPHQCSCHIPTHSPLVKTSTSKAGPEVVREDKTIPKESSTNNKSCKKSGRAPKSSKDIPTRPARCLLVKLDLSLLSRVPLATSGNAETPKQTKASKKTLPQTVETDDQAHPRKKRKLEKKMTAVNKDSSVKVESCATQPSEQQHKKTKKKQADLEKPPKASGKDLKVHKRSREEPRKDAPKSKDSSKHKSSHAKNTQAEKKQSSLQHLRKVETSRPLLRAEDRQYSVKHYIKEAKRLKHKADAESDKLSKAFNYLDAAMFFVESGLAIEKDPQISMSSYTMFAETVELLKFVLKLKNLADTSAHSSEKDFAALCLKCQSLLQMAMYRQKHKTALKYSKTLTDHFKNPALESSVSATKGPSTPSPLTSIPSPACGAGSTVAVPIAVEQVALAYVNITKLFLNAHEMWEQADQMAVKGNGLVAELDAVIGPLSLTSGVNSMVRYTKQGVAWLRLDSSKAK; encoded by the exons ATGGCAACTCAGCCGAG CGTATATGATGAAGAAAGGAATCGTCTCCGCCTTCGAGCCTGGGAACAGAGGAACCAAGAaaccagccaagccaaagaactgGGCGCTGATAATGTGCCACTTTTCGGGCAGCCGTACAAA ACAAACAAAGGTGATGAGCTGTCCAACAGGATCCAGAGAATGCTAGGAAGCTACGAAGATGTGAACAGTTCTACAGAGCCTTCAGGAGTTCCTACAAATTTCACACAGTCAGATGGAGGGCAGCCAAACTCCAGTAGGCCTAGCACACTTGTCGTCCAAGATCCGGCCATTCAAGTATCCAGCCAAAACCCCCCAAGTAATAGTTACCCTATTCAGACAATGAGGGACATCCCCACTTCATCCCCAAACCACAATGGAAGCTCACTCACCACGCCAAAGGCTTCAACGGATCACCAGAAGAAGGTTGAAGCTATGTCGGATATCGAGGAGAATGCTAACAGTCCTAATGGAAGGTCCGCTCAGTCTCTGGACGTCAAGCCGATACCTTTCCTACATTCCAGTGAGGCCAAACGTCAGGAATCCACAGAACCCCCCTCGGCTGTCATGGTGGACGTTTCTGCGTTTAACCTCAGGCAGTCACCAGCGGGCAAGGGCGGCAACCCCCTGCTCTTGCAGAGCTTGCCACCGCTGTCCTCGTCCAAGCAACCCAGTGTTGCCGTGATGCAGAAGCCCACGGCGTACGTGAGGCCTATGGACGGTCAGGACCAACTGATCAGCGGCTCGCCGGAGTTGAAACCTTCGCCCGAGCCACACGTACCTCTGCCGGAGATCCACAAGGTCGAGCCTAAAATGTTGCCCCAGTATCTGGAG ACAAAGACAAATGAAGCAGTGTGTGTGGAAGACATCTTAAAG GAGATGACTCATTCCTGGCCGCCTCTCCTGACAGCCATACATATCCCCAACTCTGATGCAGCCCCAATAAAG GAAGCAGAGCAAGCCTCTTCATGTGGAGGACGACAAC aAAGCCACAACTGTTCTCCTGGACAGACTCAGTGTCTCAACATACAAAGCTCCAAACTGTT TTCACACAAAGAGGCTCATTCCAGCGGTGTGGAGTCAGCCAGCTCCAGTGACTCTGACAGCAGCTCCAGGTCGGAGTCGGATGGTGACAGCGTTGCCGATGAGCCTTGTGGACTGACAGCAAGCTGCAAATCTGAG CCTGATGCAGCGGCAGCATGTGGCAACTGGCAGTTGGGCAACTGGATCCAGTCCAGTCAACAAAACTCCGGCAACCAAAGCCAAGGTGGCGCCAACGTTATCCGCGGCTCCAAAAAACTTCCCGTGGAGGCGACCCAGTCATCTGAGCATGGCGGAAACCCTCCACAAGTGCTTCCTTGTAACGAGAGTTCTCATGAAAGCTCTCTGAACGGCGGTTCTTTGAAACATCCGGCCGGCGTGCGCAAACCGCCGAAAGACTGTGTGAAGTCTGAGGACACTTTATCGAGTAAAGCACCCGCTTTCTCAGACAGACCTAAGGTCAAAACGAAGTCAGAACGTTCCAAGAACACTAGCGGTGACTCTAAAAGTAAGAGGACTTTAAAATCAGCAGGCGTGCAAAAAACTGAATCAAAGCTCGAGTTGCACCAACCTGATGCTAGGTGTTCGTCATGCCCTCATCAATGCTCTTGCCATATTCCTACCCACTCCCCACTCGTCAAAACCAGCACGAGCAAAGCCGGCCCGGAAGTTGTCCGAGAGGACAAAACCATTCCTAAAGAGTCCTCCACTAACAATAAGTCCTGCAAGAAGTCGGGCCGTGCCCCTAAATCCTCTAAGGACATCCCCACCAGGCCTGCTAGATGCCTACTGGTAAAGCTCGACCTCAGTCTGCTCTCCAGAGTCCCTCTGGCGACATCTGGGAATGCAGAAACCCCAAAACAAACCAAGGCCAGCAAGAAGACTCTACCTCAAACT GTGGAGACAGATGACCAGGCTCATCCCAGAAAGAAGCGGAAGCTGGAGAAAAAGAtgacagcagtcaacaaggattCTTCTGTCAAAGTGGA AAGTTGCGCCACCCAACCAAGTGAGCAGCAGCACAAGAAGACCAAGAAAAAGCAGGCAGACTTGGAGAAGCCCCCAAAAGCCTCAGGGAAAGATTTGAAGGTTCACAAAAGATCGCGAGAGGAGCCTCGCAAGGATGCCCCCAAGAGCAAAGACTCCTCCAAGCATAAGAGCAGCCATGCAAAGAACACGCAAGCGGAGAAG AAGCAGTCATCCTTGCAGCACCTCAGAAAAGTTGAGACCTCCAGGCCCTTGCTCAGGGCTGAGGACAG GCAGTATTCAGTGAAGCACTACATCAAGGAGGCCAAACGACTGAAGCACAAAGCAGATGCCGAG tCGGACAAACTCAGCAAAGCCTTCAACTACCTGGACGCCGCTATGTTTTTTGTGGAAAGCGGACTCGCCATAGAGAAAGACCCGCAGATTTCCATGTCTTCCTACACTATGTTTGCAGAGACGGTGGAGCTCCTCAA GTTTGTGCTGAAGCTTAAAAACTTGGCGGACACATCAGCTCACTCCTCAGAAAAGGACTTTGCAGCATTATG TCTGAAGTGCCAGTCTCTCCTGCAGATGGCGATGTATCGCCAAAAGCACAAAACTGCGCTCAAGTACTCCAAGACACTCACAGACCACTTCAAA AACCCCGCACTTGAGTCTTCAGTGAGCGCCACAAA GGGCCCGAGCACGCCGTCCCCTCTGACCAGCATCCCGTCCCCAGCCTGCGGAGCTGGTAGCACTGTGGCTGTTCCCATTGCTGTGGAGCAGGTGGCGCTCGCCTATGTCAACATCACAAAATTATTCCTGAATGCCCACGAAATGTGGGAGCAGGCGGACCAGATGGCTGTCAAAGGCAACG GTCTCGTGGCAGAGCTGGATGCTGTgatcggcccgctgagcttgacCTCTGGCGTGAACTCCATGGTGCGCTACACAAAACAAGGAGTGGCATGGCTCCGACTGGACAGCTCAAAAGCTAAATGA
- the LOC125980038 gene encoding AF4/FMR2 family member 1 isoform X1, whose protein sequence is MATQPSVYDEERNRLRLRAWEQRNQETSQAKELGADNVPLFGQPYKTNKGDELSNRIQRMLGSYEDVNSSTEPSGVPTNFTQSDGGQPNSSRPSTLVVQDPAIQVSSQNPPSNSYPIQTMRDIPTSSPNHNGSSLTTPKASTDHQKKVEAMSDIEENANSPNGRSAQSLDVKPIPFLHSSEAKRQESTEPPSAVMVDVSAFNLRQSPAGKGGNPLLLQSLPPLSSSKQPSVAVMQKPTAYVRPMDGQDQLISGSPELKPSPEPHVPLPEIHKVEPKMLPQYLETKTNEAVCVEDILKEMTHSWPPLLTAIHIPNSDAAPIKEAEQASSCGGRQQSHNCSPGQTQCLNIQSSKLFSHKEAHSSGVESASSSDSDSSSRSESDGDSVADEPCGLTASCKSEPDAAAACGNWQLGNWIQSSQQNSGNQSQGGANVIRGSKKLPVEATQSSEHGGNPPQVLPCNESSHESSLNGGSLKHPAGVRKPPKDCVKSEDTLSSKAPAFSDRPKVKTKSERSKNTSGDSKSKRTLKSAGVQKTESKLELHQPDARCSSCPHQCSCHIPTHSPLVKTSTSKAGPEVVREDKTIPKESSTNNKSCKKSGRAPKSSKDIPTRPARCLLVKLDLSLLSRVPLATSGNAETPKQTKASKKTLPQTVETDDQAHPRKKRKLEKKMTAVNKDSSVKVESCATQPSEQQHKKTKKKQADLEKPPKASGKDLKVHKRSREEPRKDAPKSKDSSKHKSSHAKNTQAEKQKQSSLQHLRKVETSRPLLRAEDRQYSVKHYIKEAKRLKHKADAESDKLSKAFNYLDAAMFFVESGLAIEKDPQISMSSYTMFAETVELLKFVLKLKNLADTSAHSSEKDFAALCLKCQSLLQMAMYRQKHKTALKYSKTLTDHFKNPALESSVSATKGPSTPSPLTSIPSPACGAGSTVAVPIAVEQVALAYVNITKLFLNAHEMWEQADQMAVKGNGLVAELDAVIGPLSLTSGVNSMVRYTKQGVAWLRLDSSKAK, encoded by the exons ATGGCAACTCAGCCGAG CGTATATGATGAAGAAAGGAATCGTCTCCGCCTTCGAGCCTGGGAACAGAGGAACCAAGAaaccagccaagccaaagaactgGGCGCTGATAATGTGCCACTTTTCGGGCAGCCGTACAAA ACAAACAAAGGTGATGAGCTGTCCAACAGGATCCAGAGAATGCTAGGAAGCTACGAAGATGTGAACAGTTCTACAGAGCCTTCAGGAGTTCCTACAAATTTCACACAGTCAGATGGAGGGCAGCCAAACTCCAGTAGGCCTAGCACACTTGTCGTCCAAGATCCGGCCATTCAAGTATCCAGCCAAAACCCCCCAAGTAATAGTTACCCTATTCAGACAATGAGGGACATCCCCACTTCATCCCCAAACCACAATGGAAGCTCACTCACCACGCCAAAGGCTTCAACGGATCACCAGAAGAAGGTTGAAGCTATGTCGGATATCGAGGAGAATGCTAACAGTCCTAATGGAAGGTCCGCTCAGTCTCTGGACGTCAAGCCGATACCTTTCCTACATTCCAGTGAGGCCAAACGTCAGGAATCCACAGAACCCCCCTCGGCTGTCATGGTGGACGTTTCTGCGTTTAACCTCAGGCAGTCACCAGCGGGCAAGGGCGGCAACCCCCTGCTCTTGCAGAGCTTGCCACCGCTGTCCTCGTCCAAGCAACCCAGTGTTGCCGTGATGCAGAAGCCCACGGCGTACGTGAGGCCTATGGACGGTCAGGACCAACTGATCAGCGGCTCGCCGGAGTTGAAACCTTCGCCCGAGCCACACGTACCTCTGCCGGAGATCCACAAGGTCGAGCCTAAAATGTTGCCCCAGTATCTGGAG ACAAAGACAAATGAAGCAGTGTGTGTGGAAGACATCTTAAAG GAGATGACTCATTCCTGGCCGCCTCTCCTGACAGCCATACATATCCCCAACTCTGATGCAGCCCCAATAAAG GAAGCAGAGCAAGCCTCTTCATGTGGAGGACGACAAC aAAGCCACAACTGTTCTCCTGGACAGACTCAGTGTCTCAACATACAAAGCTCCAAACTGTT TTCACACAAAGAGGCTCATTCCAGCGGTGTGGAGTCAGCCAGCTCCAGTGACTCTGACAGCAGCTCCAGGTCGGAGTCGGATGGTGACAGCGTTGCCGATGAGCCTTGTGGACTGACAGCAAGCTGCAAATCTGAG CCTGATGCAGCGGCAGCATGTGGCAACTGGCAGTTGGGCAACTGGATCCAGTCCAGTCAACAAAACTCCGGCAACCAAAGCCAAGGTGGCGCCAACGTTATCCGCGGCTCCAAAAAACTTCCCGTGGAGGCGACCCAGTCATCTGAGCATGGCGGAAACCCTCCACAAGTGCTTCCTTGTAACGAGAGTTCTCATGAAAGCTCTCTGAACGGCGGTTCTTTGAAACATCCGGCCGGCGTGCGCAAACCGCCGAAAGACTGTGTGAAGTCTGAGGACACTTTATCGAGTAAAGCACCCGCTTTCTCAGACAGACCTAAGGTCAAAACGAAGTCAGAACGTTCCAAGAACACTAGCGGTGACTCTAAAAGTAAGAGGACTTTAAAATCAGCAGGCGTGCAAAAAACTGAATCAAAGCTCGAGTTGCACCAACCTGATGCTAGGTGTTCGTCATGCCCTCATCAATGCTCTTGCCATATTCCTACCCACTCCCCACTCGTCAAAACCAGCACGAGCAAAGCCGGCCCGGAAGTTGTCCGAGAGGACAAAACCATTCCTAAAGAGTCCTCCACTAACAATAAGTCCTGCAAGAAGTCGGGCCGTGCCCCTAAATCCTCTAAGGACATCCCCACCAGGCCTGCTAGATGCCTACTGGTAAAGCTCGACCTCAGTCTGCTCTCCAGAGTCCCTCTGGCGACATCTGGGAATGCAGAAACCCCAAAACAAACCAAGGCCAGCAAGAAGACTCTACCTCAAACT GTGGAGACAGATGACCAGGCTCATCCCAGAAAGAAGCGGAAGCTGGAGAAAAAGAtgacagcagtcaacaaggattCTTCTGTCAAAGTGGA AAGTTGCGCCACCCAACCAAGTGAGCAGCAGCACAAGAAGACCAAGAAAAAGCAGGCAGACTTGGAGAAGCCCCCAAAAGCCTCAGGGAAAGATTTGAAGGTTCACAAAAGATCGCGAGAGGAGCCTCGCAAGGATGCCCCCAAGAGCAAAGACTCCTCCAAGCATAAGAGCAGCCATGCAAAGAACACGCAAGCGGAGAAG CAGAAGCAGTCATCCTTGCAGCACCTCAGAAAAGTTGAGACCTCCAGGCCCTTGCTCAGGGCTGAGGACAG GCAGTATTCAGTGAAGCACTACATCAAGGAGGCCAAACGACTGAAGCACAAAGCAGATGCCGAG tCGGACAAACTCAGCAAAGCCTTCAACTACCTGGACGCCGCTATGTTTTTTGTGGAAAGCGGACTCGCCATAGAGAAAGACCCGCAGATTTCCATGTCTTCCTACACTATGTTTGCAGAGACGGTGGAGCTCCTCAA GTTTGTGCTGAAGCTTAAAAACTTGGCGGACACATCAGCTCACTCCTCAGAAAAGGACTTTGCAGCATTATG TCTGAAGTGCCAGTCTCTCCTGCAGATGGCGATGTATCGCCAAAAGCACAAAACTGCGCTCAAGTACTCCAAGACACTCACAGACCACTTCAAA AACCCCGCACTTGAGTCTTCAGTGAGCGCCACAAA GGGCCCGAGCACGCCGTCCCCTCTGACCAGCATCCCGTCCCCAGCCTGCGGAGCTGGTAGCACTGTGGCTGTTCCCATTGCTGTGGAGCAGGTGGCGCTCGCCTATGTCAACATCACAAAATTATTCCTGAATGCCCACGAAATGTGGGAGCAGGCGGACCAGATGGCTGTCAAAGGCAACG GTCTCGTGGCAGAGCTGGATGCTGTgatcggcccgctgagcttgacCTCTGGCGTGAACTCCATGGTGCGCTACACAAAACAAGGAGTGGCATGGCTCCGACTGGACAGCTCAAAAGCTAAATGA